Proteins found in one Seonamhaeicola sp. S2-3 genomic segment:
- the rplR gene encoding 50S ribosomal protein L18: MALTKNQRRLRIKNRIRKVVSGTEARPRLAVYRSNKEIYAQIVDDVTGNTISAASSRDKEISSAKGTKIEKAALVGKAIAEKALKAGVETIAFDRGGYLYHGRVKSLADGAREAGLKF; this comes from the coding sequence ATGGCATTAACAAAGAATCAAAGAAGATTAAGAATAAAAAACAGGATCCGTAAGGTTGTTTCTGGTACAGAAGCAAGACCAAGATTAGCTGTTTATAGAAGCAATAAAGAAATTTATGCTCAAATTGTAGATGATGTAACTGGTAACACTATTAGTGCTGCATCTTCAAGAGATAAAGAAATTAGTTCTGCAAAAGGTACTAAAATTGAAAAAGCAGCTTTAGTAGGAAAAGCTATTGCAGAAAAAGCTTTAAAAGCTGGTGTTGAAACTATTGCTTTTGATAGAGGAGGGTATTTATATCACGGAAGAGTAAAATCATTAGCTGACGGCGCTAGAGAAGCAGGACTTAAATTCTAA
- the rplO gene encoding 50S ribosomal protein L15, with product MDLSNLKPAQGSVKSQGKRVGRGQGSGKGGTATRGHKGAKSRSGYSKKLGFEGGQMPLQRRVPKFGFKNINRVEYQGINLDTLQQLVDDKKIKDTVDLDVILSNRLAGKNDLVKILGRGELKAKLKVSAHKFTASAKAAIEAAGGEAVTL from the coding sequence ATGGATTTAAGTAATTTAAAACCTGCACAAGGTTCAGTAAAAAGTCAAGGAAAAAGAGTAGGTAGAGGACAAGGTTCTGGAAAAGGTGGTACCGCTACACGTGGTCACAAAGGTGCCAAGTCACGTTCTGGTTATTCTAAAAAATTAGGTTTTGAAGGTGGTCAAATGCCGCTTCAAAGACGTGTGCCTAAATTTGGCTTTAAAAATATAAACCGTGTTGAATATCAAGGTATCAATTTAGATACATTACAACAATTGGTTGACGATAAGAAAATTAAAGATACTGTAGATTTAGATGTTATTTTATCTAACAGGTTAGCTGGAAAAAATGATCTAGTTAAAATTTTAGGTAGAGGAGAATTAAAAGCTAAATTAAAAGTATCTGCTCATAAGTTTACTGCTTCAGCAAAAGCTGCTATTGAAGCTGCAGGAGGAGAAGCTGTAACATTATAA
- the rpsE gene encoding 30S ribosomal protein S5: MYQKYKSVELVKPGGLDLKDRLVGVQRVTKVTKGGRAFGFSAIVVVGDEAGVVGQGLGKSKDVASAIAKAVEDAKKNLVRIPIRKGTLPHEQKGKYGGARVNIIPAAPGTGVIAGGAVRTVLEAVGVHDVLSKSQGSSNPHNVVKATFDALLQLRDANTIAKDRGISLEKVFNA, translated from the coding sequence ATGTATCAAAAATATAAAAGTGTAGAATTAGTAAAACCAGGTGGATTAGATCTTAAAGATCGTTTAGTTGGTGTACAAAGAGTTACAAAAGTAACTAAAGGTGGTAGAGCATTTGGTTTCTCAGCAATTGTAGTAGTTGGTGATGAGGCTGGTGTTGTAGGACAAGGTTTAGGAAAATCTAAAGACGTTGCTAGTGCAATAGCAAAAGCCGTAGAAGATGCTAAGAAAAACCTAGTTCGTATCCCTATAAGAAAAGGAACTTTACCACATGAGCAAAAAGGTAAGTATGGTGGTGCAAGAGTAAATATTATTCCTGCTGCTCCTGGTACAGGTGTAATTGCTGGTGGTGCTGTAAGAACAGTTCTTGAAGCAGTTGGTGTACATGATGTATTATCAAAATCTCAAGGGTCTTCTAACCCACATAACGTTGTAAAAGCAACATTTGATGCTTTATTACAATTAAGAGATGCTAATACTATTGCCAAAGATAGAGGTATTTCACTTGAAAAAGTTTTTAACGCTTAA
- the rpmD gene encoding 50S ribosomal protein L30, with protein MGKIKVTKVKSAINRTQRQKRTLEALGLKKIGQVKEHEATPNILGMIAKVSHLVSVEEAK; from the coding sequence ATGGGAAAGATTAAAGTAACAAAGGTTAAAAGCGCTATCAATCGTACGCAAAGACAAAAAAGAACTTTAGAAGCTCTTGGTCTTAAAAAGATTGGACAAGTTAAAGAACACGAGGCAACTCCAAACATTCTTGGAATGATTGCTAAAGTTTCACATTTAGTTTCTGTTGAAGAAGCAAAATAA
- the rplE gene encoding 50S ribosomal protein L5, with protein sequence MAYSPRLKEEYKSRVISALTEEFGYKNVMQVPKLEKIVISKGVGAAVADKKLIDYAVEELTAISGQKAVATISKKDVASFKLRKGMPIGAKVTLRGERMYEFLDRLVTSALPRVRDFNGIKATGFDGRGNYNLGITEQIIFPEINIDKVNKISGMDITFVTSAETDKEAKSLLTELGLPFKKN encoded by the coding sequence ATGGCATATTCACCAAGACTTAAAGAAGAGTATAAAAGCAGAGTAATTTCAGCTCTTACAGAAGAATTTGGATACAAAAATGTAATGCAAGTTCCTAAACTAGAAAAAATAGTTATTTCTAAAGGAGTAGGTGCAGCCGTTGCTGATAAAAAGTTAATTGACTACGCTGTAGAAGAGTTAACTGCTATTTCAGGACAAAAAGCTGTAGCAACTATTTCAAAGAAAGACGTTGCATCTTTTAAATTACGTAAAGGTATGCCAATTGGAGCTAAAGTTACTTTACGTGGCGAAAGAATGTATGAGTTTTTAGACCGTTTAGTAACATCTGCTTTACCACGTGTAAGAGATTTTAACGGAATTAAAGCTACTGGTTTTGACGGAAGAGGTAATTACAATTTAGGAATTACTGAGCAAATAATATTCCCAGAAATTAATATAGATAAAGTTAATAAAATTTCTGGAATGGATATTACATTTGTAACATCTGCCGAAACAGATAAAGAAGCAAAATCATTATTAACCGAATTAGGATTACCTTTTAAAAAGAACTAA
- the rplX gene encoding 50S ribosomal protein L24, with translation MTKLKIKSGDTVRVIAGDHKGSEGKVQKVFKDTNKAIVEGVNMVKKHTKPSAQNPQGGIVEKEAPIHISNLSLLTSSGETTRVGFRIEGDKKVRFSVKSNEVI, from the coding sequence ATGACAAAGCTTAAAATTAAATCAGGAGATACCGTAAGAGTAATTGCCGGAGACCACAAAGGATCTGAAGGTAAAGTACAAAAGGTATTTAAAGATACAAACAAAGCCATAGTAGAAGGTGTGAACATGGTGAAAAAACACACAAAACCAAGTGCACAAAACCCTCAAGGTGGTATTGTAGAAAAAGAAGCACCAATTCATATATCTAACTTATCATTGTTAACCTCTTCAGGAGAAACAACAAGAGTTGGGTTCAGAATAGAAGGTGATAAGAAAGTGAGATTTTCAGTAAAATCTAATGAAGTAATATAG
- the rplN gene encoding 50S ribosomal protein L14 translates to MVQQESRLKVADNTGAKEVLTIRVLGGTNRRYATVGDKIVVSVKDATPNGNIKKGAVSTAVVVRTVKEVRRPDGSYIRFDDNACVLLNPTGEMRGTRVFGPVARELRDKQFMKIVSLAPEVL, encoded by the coding sequence ATGGTACAACAAGAATCAAGACTTAAAGTAGCAGATAACACTGGAGCAAAAGAAGTATTAACAATACGTGTTCTAGGTGGTACTAACAGAAGATACGCTACAGTAGGAGACAAAATAGTTGTTTCTGTTAAAGATGCAACGCCTAATGGAAACATTAAAAAAGGAGCAGTTTCTACTGCAGTAGTAGTACGTACCGTAAAGGAAGTAAGAAGACCAGACGGATCTTATATAAGATTTGATGATAACGCATGTGTTTTATTAAACCCAACCGGTGAAATGAGAGGAACACGCGTATTTGGTCCTGTTGCAAGAGAACTTCGTGATAAACAATTCATGAAGATTGTATCATTAGCACCAGAGGTGCTTTAA
- the rpsH gene encoding 30S ribosomal protein S8: MYTDPIADYLTRIRNAVRAGHRVVEIPASNLKKDITKILFEQGYILSYKFDDSTTQGTIKIALKYNSVTKEPVIKKIQRISKPGLRKYAGAKELPRILNGLGIAIVSTSHGVMTGKQAKRDNVGGEVLCYVY; this comes from the coding sequence ATGTACACAGATCCAATTGCGGATTATTTAACAAGAATTAGAAATGCAGTGCGTGCTGGCCACAGAGTGGTTGAGATTCCTGCGTCTAATTTAAAGAAAGACATAACTAAAATATTATTTGAACAAGGATATATTTTAAGTTATAAATTTGATGATTCTACAACACAAGGCACTATTAAAATAGCACTTAAATATAATAGTGTTACTAAAGAGCCTGTAATTAAGAAAATTCAAAGAATAAGTAAACCAGGTTTACGTAAGTATGCAGGTGCAAAAGAATTACCTAGAATTCTTAATGGTCTTGGTATAGCCATAGTTTCTACTTCTCATGGAGTAATGACAGGTAAACAAGCCAAAAGGGATAATGTAGGTGGAGAAGTTTTATGTTACGTTTACTAA
- the rplF gene encoding 50S ribosomal protein L6 → MSRIGNNPVAIPEGVTVEVKDNVITVKGKLGELTQNFDTVNVKVEEGNVYVTRSSDNKDNKSKHGLYRSLINNMIEGVSKGWTKELELVGVGYRATNQGQKLDLALGFSHNIVMSLAPEVKVETVSEKGKNPIVKLTSHDKQLVGQVAAKIRGFRKPEPYKGKGIKFVGEEIRRKAGKSA, encoded by the coding sequence ATGAGTAGAATAGGAAATAACCCAGTTGCAATTCCAGAAGGAGTTACTGTAGAAGTAAAGGATAACGTAATTACAGTAAAAGGTAAATTAGGAGAATTAACTCAAAACTTTGATACTGTAAATGTTAAAGTTGAAGAAGGTAATGTTTACGTTACACGCTCTTCTGATAATAAAGATAACAAATCTAAACATGGTTTATACAGATCTTTAATCAATAACATGATTGAAGGTGTATCAAAAGGATGGACCAAAGAATTAGAATTAGTAGGTGTAGGTTACAGAGCTACTAATCAAGGGCAAAAACTTGATTTAGCTTTAGGTTTTTCACACAATATTGTTATGAGTTTAGCTCCAGAAGTTAAAGTTGAAACAGTAAGTGAAAAAGGTAAAAACCCAATAGTTAAACTAACATCTCACGATAAGCAACTTGTTGGGCAGGTAGCAGCCAAAATTCGAGGTTTTAGAAAACCAGAACCATACAAAGGTAAAGGTATCAAGTTTGTTGGTGAAGAAATAAGAAGAAAAGCAGGTAAATCAGCTTAA
- the rpsN gene encoding 30S ribosomal protein S14 — translation MAKESMKAREVKRAKTVAKYAAKRKALKEAGDYEALQKLPKNASPIRMHNRCKLTGRPKGYMRDFGISRVMFREMANKGLIPGVRKASW, via the coding sequence ATGGCTAAAGAATCAATGAAAGCCCGTGAGGTAAAAAGAGCTAAAACAGTAGCTAAATATGCTGCAAAACGTAAAGCTTTAAAAGAAGCTGGAGATTATGAAGCATTGCAAAAGTTACCAAAAAATGCTTCTCCAATTCGTATGCATAATAGATGTAAATTAACAGGAAGACCTAAAGGATATATGAGAGATTTTGGTATTTCTCGTGTAATGTTTAGAGAAATGGCAAACAAAGGCCTTATTCCTGGTGTTAGAAAAGCTAGTTGGTAA